In Fibrobacter sp. UWB2, one DNA window encodes the following:
- a CDS encoding 3-phosphoshikimate 1-carboxyvinyltransferase, which yields MEFLMNPDRERMNLTLVMALLVNGRTVLENFAWASGSEKYAEALKEFGLTYELQGHQLVLNGKGFQYSIPTMLPFKFNEADNVMLWTLASKDEEQLYTFAAEVDDAGIARVNAAKETLQKYFKIKVQKDEPAKFVFNFLRDELNVKKDSLGNVSSVMRNRLLLRALIRNDYLNFEEKSTVHDQWTKMLIYFGAAVKYEGRGMEQLSEFERRLMIAQGKKIERTQFTELSETKVITAREYYVPGDTTEATAFAVLATVGNMPKDNVIKLLNVDLNSSRAGALTCLKRMGANVETVSRREKYGDVFGDVEIKPLASGKRLQGRRFSEDVIATALEEYPLLAVAACYGEGETILRVPKEVRKEMRPVNEFLAVNLRKTGAEVGVYDDGLVIRGLETIVNGSDFDGGDSAQMGLALSVLSLALQNDELVENMDKVEAMFPGVVDKLKNVLVAENAEKKE from the coding sequence ATGGAATTCTTGATGAATCCCGACCGTGAACGGATGAATTTGACGTTGGTGATGGCGCTTTTGGTGAATGGCCGCACCGTGTTGGAAAATTTTGCGTGGGCAAGTGGTAGTGAAAAGTATGCCGAGGCGCTGAAAGAATTTGGTCTCACTTACGAATTGCAAGGGCATCAGCTTGTCTTAAATGGCAAGGGGTTCCAGTACTCTATTCCGACCATGCTTCCGTTCAAGTTCAACGAAGCTGATAACGTGATGCTTTGGACGCTCGCGAGCAAGGACGAAGAACAGCTATACACGTTTGCTGCTGAAGTTGATGATGCGGGCATTGCCCGTGTGAATGCGGCAAAGGAAACGCTCCAGAAGTATTTCAAGATTAAGGTGCAAAAGGATGAACCGGCAAAGTTTGTCTTTAACTTTTTGCGCGATGAACTGAACGTCAAGAAGGATTCTCTGGGGAACGTTTCGTCTGTGATGCGCAACAGGCTTTTGCTCCGTGCGCTTATCCGCAATGACTATTTGAATTTTGAAGAAAAGTCTACGGTGCATGACCAGTGGACGAAAATGCTCATCTACTTTGGTGCGGCTGTGAAATATGAAGGCCGTGGCATGGAACAGTTGAGCGAATTCGAACGCCGCTTGATGATTGCTCAGGGCAAGAAGATTGAACGTACGCAGTTTACGGAACTTTCGGAGACGAAGGTGATTACCGCGCGTGAATACTATGTGCCGGGTGATACGACGGAAGCGACTGCGTTTGCGGTACTTGCTACTGTTGGGAATATGCCGAAGGACAACGTCATCAAGCTTTTGAACGTAGACTTGAACAGCAGCCGTGCGGGTGCGCTCACATGCCTCAAACGTATGGGCGCGAATGTTGAAACGGTGAGCCGTCGTGAAAAGTATGGTGATGTTTTTGGCGATGTTGAAATCAAGCCGCTTGCTTCTGGAAAACGCTTGCAGGGCCGCCGCTTTAGCGAAGACGTGATTGCGACTGCGCTCGAAGAATACCCGCTGTTGGCAGTGGCGGCTTGCTATGGCGAAGGCGAAACGATTTTGCGCGTGCCCAAGGAAGTCCGCAAGGAAATGCGCCCCGTGAATGAATTTTTGGCGGTGAACTTGCGCAAGACGGGTGCCGAAGTTGGCGTGTACGACGATGGCCTTGTGATTCGCGGCCTTGAAACGATTGTGAACGGTAGCGATTTTGACGGTGGCGATTCGGCGCAGATGGGGCTTGCCTTGAGCGTGTTGTCGCTTGCGCTCCAGAACGATGAACTGGTTGAAAATATGGACAAGGTCGAAGCGATGTTCCCGGGTGTTGTCGACAAGCTCAAGAATGTGCTTGTGGCAGAAAATGCCGAGAAGAAGGAATAA
- a CDS encoding prephenate dehydrogenase/arogenate dehydrogenase family protein: MVARITMVGFGLLASSIAAAIKQAKLPTKIRAVSSPATLKRARELELADEFFEYGETEKWAKDSDLILLCAPILHILKMIDALGKVSWAGANAGREILVSDIGSTKVEICKAGVRLPAPFRFVGSHPMAGSEKRTCEYNDPAIFENAYWFVCPPDGTPESVYAPLLEIIRFVGANPVVFPPEHHDRTMAWVSHMPQMLSSTLAGNLPERLLKHNYQHFAGRAFRDMTRIAASGWGMWHDIAVTNRDETTRALCEVRDGLDKTIAAMNGLNVVKDGKPASGDFENDEHSVVADNSQALADIFKAGNDGRASLFAPGRNNTNSFYEITVQLKDKPGALLSVMQPLAEEGINIRDIELMKVRENVAGTLLLAFKTQEEAARAVKTLQYLEYEVKERR; encoded by the coding sequence GTTTGGCCTCTTGGCTAGCTCGATTGCTGCGGCCATCAAACAGGCTAAGCTTCCGACGAAGATTCGTGCTGTGAGTTCTCCTGCAACGCTCAAGCGTGCTCGTGAACTTGAACTTGCCGATGAATTTTTTGAATACGGTGAGACTGAAAAGTGGGCGAAGGATAGCGACCTGATTTTGCTCTGTGCGCCGATCCTCCACATTTTGAAGATGATTGATGCGCTCGGTAAAGTTTCGTGGGCTGGTGCTAATGCTGGCCGAGAAATCTTGGTGAGCGATATCGGTTCGACGAAAGTTGAAATTTGCAAGGCGGGCGTGCGCTTGCCGGCTCCGTTCCGCTTTGTCGGCAGCCACCCGATGGCGGGTTCCGAAAAACGCACTTGTGAATACAACGATCCTGCGATTTTTGAAAATGCATATTGGTTTGTCTGCCCGCCAGATGGAACGCCTGAATCTGTTTATGCCCCGCTTCTGGAAATTATCCGCTTTGTGGGCGCAAATCCTGTCGTGTTCCCGCCGGAACATCACGACCGCACGATGGCATGGGTGAGTCACATGCCGCAGATGCTGAGCTCAACGCTTGCCGGGAACTTGCCGGAACGCTTGCTCAAGCACAACTACCAGCATTTTGCAGGCCGCGCTTTCCGCGACATGACGCGCATTGCCGCTTCGGGTTGGGGAATGTGGCACGATATCGCCGTGACGAATCGCGACGAGACAACTCGTGCGCTTTGCGAAGTCCGTGATGGTCTCGACAAGACGATTGCGGCGATGAACGGGCTCAACGTCGTGAAGGACGGTAAGCCTGCTTCGGGTGATTTTGAAAATGACGAGCATAGCGTGGTTGCGGATAATTCGCAGGCGCTTGCCGATATTTTCAAGGCGGGTAACGATGGCCGTGCGAGCTTGTTTGCTCCGGGTCGCAATAACACCAACTCGTTCTACGAAATTACGGTCCAGCTCAAGGATAAGCCGGGCGCTCTGTTGAGCGTGATGCAGCCACTTGCCGAAGAAGGCATCAACATTCGCGACATAGAACTCATGAAGGTCCGCGAAAATGTGGCGGGTACGCTTTTGCTTGCGTTCAAGACTCAAGAAGAAGCGGCACGTGCCGTGAAGACGCTGCAATATTTGGAATACGAAGTTAAAGAAAGACGTTAA